In one window of Poriferisphaera corsica DNA:
- a CDS encoding fucose isomerase has protein sequence MAKAKSQRIKQKEVLLIANGDLRLSANQNCWAAQKKMEQELEKAVLKVSDGKFKIKRAHQYDSVEKHGFISSQKMGMAIFRKIDPKQPLIVAESVWQYSHHIAHGLLTHQGPILTVANWSGQWPGLVGMLNLNGSLTKMGVEYSTLWSEEFSDKYFTGRLRKWLETGKCTHSLKHVHKLERLKVPSKTIKLGAALASELKEQKAIMGIFDEGCMGMINAMIPDKLLNEVGVFKERMSQSALYYETMQVTKKEAKEVREWYRKKGMHFHTGRDEKTELTENQILAQCKMYIAAARIADDFGCDCIGIQYQQGLKDLLPASDLIEGTMNTTDRPPVKSRDGKRVLFKGQPIKCFNEVDECAGLDSLLTYRVHKTLKQPVENTLHDIRWGDWDQSGTVDGYVWVMLISGAVPATHNKGGWKGSDGMRQPAMYFPLGGSTLRGISKAGEIIWSRIYMEGGKLKMDIGRGEAVELPIAETERRWTETTAEWPIMNAILYGVSRNELMAKHQANHAHFAYAKDEKSADQCMLTKATMAKALGMEVNVCGTRKHNKAWA, from the coding sequence ATGGCGAAGGCAAAGTCACAAAGAATCAAACAAAAAGAAGTTTTACTAATCGCGAATGGCGATTTACGGCTATCTGCCAATCAGAACTGCTGGGCTGCTCAAAAGAAAATGGAACAAGAGCTTGAAAAAGCTGTTCTCAAAGTTTCGGATGGCAAGTTTAAGATTAAACGGGCACATCAGTATGATTCGGTTGAGAAACATGGTTTTATCAGTTCACAGAAAATGGGGATGGCTATCTTTCGGAAAATCGACCCGAAGCAGCCATTGATTGTTGCGGAATCTGTGTGGCAATATTCGCATCATATTGCACATGGCTTGCTTACACATCAGGGGCCGATCTTGACGGTTGCGAATTGGTCGGGGCAATGGCCGGGATTAGTAGGGATGCTGAATCTGAATGGCAGCTTAACTAAGATGGGTGTGGAATATTCGACACTTTGGTCTGAAGAATTTTCGGATAAGTATTTTACAGGCCGACTGAGGAAATGGTTGGAAACAGGAAAATGCACACATAGTTTAAAGCATGTTCATAAATTAGAACGTTTAAAGGTGCCCTCAAAAACGATAAAACTTGGTGCAGCCTTAGCAAGTGAATTGAAGGAACAAAAAGCGATTATGGGGATTTTCGATGAAGGGTGTATGGGGATGATTAATGCGATGATTCCCGACAAACTATTGAATGAGGTTGGGGTTTTTAAAGAACGAATGAGCCAATCAGCGTTGTATTACGAAACAATGCAAGTTACCAAAAAGGAAGCTAAAGAAGTTCGAGAGTGGTATCGCAAAAAGGGAATGCATTTTCATACAGGTCGTGATGAGAAAACTGAGCTAACGGAGAATCAGATTTTAGCTCAGTGCAAAATGTACATTGCAGCAGCTCGCATAGCAGATGATTTTGGATGCGATTGTATTGGCATCCAATATCAACAAGGTTTGAAGGATTTACTGCCTGCTTCCGATCTGATTGAGGGCACGATGAATACAACAGATCGGCCGCCTGTTAAATCGAGAGATGGCAAACGGGTACTGTTTAAAGGACAGCCGATTAAGTGCTTTAACGAAGTTGATGAATGCGCGGGGTTAGATAGTTTGTTGACCTATCGTGTGCACAAAACGCTGAAGCAGCCGGTTGAAAATACGTTGCATGATATCCGTTGGGGTGATTGGGATCAGTCAGGGACAGTTGATGGATATGTTTGGGTGATGTTGATTTCGGGAGCGGTTCCAGCCACGCATAATAAAGGAGGCTGGAAGGGGTCGGATGGTATGCGGCAACCTGCTATGTACTTTCCGCTAGGCGGTTCGACATTACGTGGCATATCAAAGGCGGGTGAGATTATCTGGTCACGTATTTATATGGAAGGCGGGAAGTTAAAAATGGATATTGGGCGCGGTGAGGCAGTTGAGCTACCCATTGCGGAGACAGAGAGACGATGGACAGAAACGACAGCGGAATGGCCGATCATGAATGCAATTCTATACGGCGTTAGTCGTAATGAACTCATGGCTAAGCACCAAGCGAATCACGCACATTTTGCTTATGCGAAAGATGAAAAATCCGCAGACCAATGCATGCTTACGAAGGCAACGATGGCGAAAGCGTTAGGGATGGAGGTAAATGTGTGCGGCACGCGTAAGCACAATAAAGCTTGGGCTTAA
- the ligA gene encoding NAD-dependent DNA ligase LigA — translation MADTPQKRIKYLQDHLNECSRSYYVDALSLIPDKEFDSLLKELEQLEEKHPDLRTPDSPTQRVGGQPIDGFNTVTHKKRMLSIDNTYDEADLSAWFTRVYKGLDTSDKSKVDFIFEPKIDGVAVSLRYENGILTQALSRGDGRKGDDITNNVKTIAAIPIKLTSSTKSKLTAPHVLEVRGEIYMPNHVFDRINKQRKKVGDELLANPRNATAGALKTKDPKQVARGLAFFAHGYGEIEPITSITSQQNLLDTVKAFGLPTNPKIKTGNSIQDALEYIESFDQKRNSLDYATDGAVIKVNDFSQQQALGQTSKFPKWCVAYKYAAEQAETKLLKVDWQVGKTGRLTPRATMDSVPLAGTTVQHATLHNFGEITRKDIRVNDTVIIEKAGEIIPQVVSVVTDKRPSKTTPIEEPNACPECGSEVTREYDSRRANELAVWQRKIEKEKLKAEKEKRKPLDIPPPASLTNADISGHFCDNRECPAQLRESIIWFVGRNQMDIDSLGEKAVIQLMDANLIKSFGDIYSLHSKRDQLLTLDRMGEKKIDNLLAGIEKSKTQGLARVLAGLGIQHIGARAADILAQHFGNIDTLISAKSDQLADIDEIGPITAQSIHHFLHSEAGQHIIQELKDANLTLSTPKRHTPAPSDSPFAGKTVVITGTFESFGRKDLAEQITNLGAKVTSSVSKNTDLVLAGESAGSKLDKANKLGVTVWDEPTLLKNLNSTPPPTPPSQPSLF, via the coding sequence ATGGCCGACACTCCACAAAAACGCATCAAATACCTGCAAGACCATCTCAACGAATGCTCACGTAGCTACTACGTCGATGCGCTCTCACTCATACCTGATAAAGAGTTCGATTCGCTGCTCAAAGAACTCGAGCAACTCGAAGAAAAACACCCCGATCTTCGCACCCCCGACTCACCAACCCAACGTGTTGGCGGCCAGCCCATCGATGGCTTCAACACAGTCACCCACAAAAAACGCATGCTCTCAATCGACAACACCTATGATGAAGCTGATCTATCCGCATGGTTTACGCGCGTCTATAAAGGACTTGATACCTCTGATAAATCCAAAGTCGACTTCATCTTCGAACCCAAAATCGATGGTGTCGCCGTTTCTCTACGTTATGAAAACGGCATCCTCACGCAAGCCCTCTCCCGTGGTGACGGACGCAAAGGCGACGACATCACCAACAACGTAAAAACGATCGCTGCGATTCCTATCAAACTCACCTCATCAACAAAGTCTAAACTCACCGCTCCTCATGTTCTCGAGGTTCGCGGCGAAATCTACATGCCTAATCATGTGTTTGATCGCATCAACAAACAACGTAAAAAAGTTGGCGACGAACTACTCGCCAACCCTCGCAACGCTACTGCGGGCGCATTAAAAACCAAAGATCCGAAGCAAGTGGCACGCGGCCTTGCCTTCTTCGCACACGGCTACGGTGAAATCGAACCCATCACCTCCATCACCTCTCAACAAAATCTTCTCGACACTGTCAAAGCCTTCGGCCTACCCACCAACCCCAAAATCAAAACCGGCAATTCAATCCAAGACGCGCTCGAATACATCGAATCATTCGATCAAAAACGCAACTCACTTGACTACGCCACTGATGGCGCCGTCATCAAGGTCAACGATTTTTCTCAACAACAAGCACTCGGCCAAACCTCCAAATTCCCCAAGTGGTGTGTCGCCTACAAGTACGCTGCCGAACAAGCCGAAACCAAACTTCTCAAGGTCGATTGGCAAGTTGGTAAAACCGGCCGCCTCACCCCTCGCGCAACAATGGATTCCGTCCCGCTTGCTGGCACGACCGTCCAACACGCAACACTCCACAACTTCGGCGAAATCACACGAAAAGACATCCGCGTCAACGACACCGTCATCATTGAAAAAGCCGGTGAAATCATCCCTCAAGTCGTTTCTGTCGTCACTGACAAACGCCCCTCAAAAACAACGCCTATTGAGGAACCCAACGCCTGCCCTGAATGTGGTAGCGAGGTCACGCGTGAGTACGATTCTCGCCGCGCCAATGAACTCGCCGTTTGGCAACGCAAGATTGAAAAAGAAAAACTCAAAGCCGAAAAGGAAAAGCGCAAGCCACTCGACATTCCACCGCCCGCATCACTGACCAATGCCGACATCTCCGGCCACTTCTGCGACAACCGTGAATGCCCCGCTCAACTCCGCGAATCCATCATCTGGTTCGTAGGCCGCAATCAGATGGACATCGACTCACTCGGCGAAAAGGCGGTCATCCAGCTCATGGACGCAAACCTCATCAAATCCTTCGGTGACATATACTCCCTACATTCCAAGCGTGATCAACTCTTAACCCTTGACCGTATGGGCGAAAAGAAAATCGATAACCTCCTTGCAGGCATCGAAAAATCCAAAACCCAAGGCCTCGCCCGCGTCCTCGCTGGACTCGGCATTCAACACATCGGCGCACGCGCAGCCGACATCCTCGCTCAACACTTCGGCAACATCGACACCCTAATCAGCGCTAAGTCCGATCAGCTCGCCGACATTGACGAGATCGGCCCCATCACTGCTCAATCTATTCACCACTTTCTCCACAGCGAAGCCGGCCAACACATCATCCAAGAACTTAAAGACGCCAACCTCACACTCAGCACCCCCAAACGACATACCCCTGCCCCATCCGATTCTCCCTTTGCAGGCAAAACCGTCGTCATCACTGGCACATTCGAATCCTTTGGACGAAAAGATCTCGCCGAGCAAATCACCAACCTCGGTGCAAAAGTCACCTCCTCCGTCTCTAAGAACACCGACCTCGTCCTCGCAGGCGAATCCGCTGGCTCAAAACTCGATAAAGCCAACAAACTTGGTGTCACTGTCTGGGACGAACCCACACTACTCAAAAATCTCAACAGCACTCCCCCACCAACACCGCCATCTCAGCCCTCACTCTTCTAA
- a CDS encoding excinuclease ABC subunit UvrC gives MKELRSKLKELHKKARALPKVPGVYLMKDDKGRVIYVGKATRLADRVSSYFLKSTDLGPHKQRMLNIVDDFETIECEGEWEALLAENRLIKDLHPKFNVRLTDGKTYPYLVITMSDDFPGVFITREPGSPEFKGSKVFGPFTNAYALREAMQIMQRIFKFRTCHLDIKDDDETKKYFRPCLLYPIKQCTAPCGAKISKDEYRKDIQHFIRFLESKRSVMLREMREEMEYASKNLDFEQAAILRDQIKAIEKLEERGKMSQGWQPESESFYGDPKKGIESLSKTLGLSEPVRCMEAIDIAHLQGNETVGSKVCFVDGRPLKNQYRRYKIKTAKNDDYTSIREVVSRRYREAGQGHELYPDVILIDGGLGQLHAALEAFQDLDIKPPMVISLAKKEELIYTQAKSEPIKLSRNNAGLKLCQAIRDEAHRFAQHYHHILRRKRVIGE, from the coding sequence ATGAAAGAACTGCGATCCAAACTCAAAGAGCTTCATAAAAAAGCGCGGGCGCTCCCCAAAGTGCCCGGCGTCTATCTCATGAAAGACGACAAGGGTCGCGTTATCTACGTTGGTAAAGCAACACGGCTAGCCGATCGTGTTTCCAGTTACTTTCTCAAGTCCACCGACCTCGGCCCACACAAGCAGCGAATGCTCAATATCGTCGATGATTTTGAGACCATCGAATGTGAGGGCGAATGGGAAGCGCTTCTTGCTGAAAACCGACTCATCAAAGATCTGCATCCCAAGTTCAACGTTCGCCTTACCGACGGTAAAACCTACCCCTACCTCGTCATCACTATGAGCGATGACTTCCCCGGCGTTTTTATCACACGCGAGCCCGGCTCCCCCGAATTCAAAGGCTCCAAAGTTTTTGGCCCGTTCACCAACGCATATGCGCTCCGAGAAGCTATGCAGATCATGCAGCGCATCTTTAAATTCCGCACCTGTCATCTTGATATCAAAGATGACGATGAAACCAAAAAATATTTCCGTCCCTGCCTTCTCTATCCCATCAAGCAATGCACCGCTCCCTGTGGCGCCAAAATCAGCAAAGACGAGTATCGCAAAGATATTCAGCACTTCATCCGCTTCCTCGAATCCAAACGTTCTGTCATGCTCCGCGAGATGCGTGAAGAGATGGAGTATGCCTCGAAGAACCTTGATTTCGAGCAGGCTGCAATTTTGCGTGACCAGATTAAGGCCATTGAAAAACTTGAAGAACGAGGCAAAATGTCGCAAGGTTGGCAACCCGAATCCGAATCCTTTTACGGCGATCCCAAAAAAGGTATCGAATCACTTTCCAAGACCCTCGGCCTCTCAGAGCCTGTTCGTTGTATGGAGGCCATCGACATCGCTCATCTGCAAGGTAACGAAACCGTCGGCTCAAAAGTTTGCTTCGTAGATGGTCGTCCTCTTAAAAATCAGTACCGTCGCTACAAAATCAAAACTGCGAAAAATGACGACTATACATCGATTAGGGAAGTTGTCTCGCGTCGGTATCGTGAAGCAGGGCAGGGCCACGAACTCTACCCCGATGTTATTCTCATCGACGGTGGGCTTGGCCAACTCCATGCCGCACTCGAAGCGTTCCAAGATCTTGACATCAAACCCCCAATGGTGATTTCGCTTGCCAAAAAAGAAGAACTCATTTACACCCAAGCCAAATCCGAACCCATCAAACTTAGTCGCAACAATGCCGGCCTCAAACTCTGCCAAGCAATTCGTGACGAAGCACACCGCTTCGCACAGCACTATCACCACATCCTTCGACGAAAACGCGTCATCGGCGAATAA
- a CDS encoding glycoside hydrolase family 10 protein: protein MHATYSRMTIAALALCTATAAQAAVNADTKFNDYRGLWVTRYEYKYGTEAGVKNIMRNSKLMGLNNISFQIRGSGDAYYDSAYETKAISWDALDPAVNYAHGYNMKLHAYMNTMPMMNGSSTPSSNHVWSQNPDWRLKKADGSTQPLGSGYVTFNPVLPEVKQHLANVAADIATKYDVDGIHLDYIRMIGNAFSNGYMADSKTVNYYRQAYGLSSGQYVNTNSSHYKAWVAAHVTQVVDSIDDAIKAINPDLELSAATWGDPNTGSSSYQQDAKWWVQHGNVDAAMPMIYAYGDSSFQSRFDKYPGADDRQAAVIAGIGVYLKDQPTSGGATYSLYDLNSQLNYAKNNGANGYQMFSYSDLVNSDGSLNAFGLALRDYNRNLIRETAQLSIIEDFENGDGYFNTSPTYSGSNQGISGATSELTDQGQFGKAQKLTIDGSNDGWRLRYLSGIDKIAATEGNKEFFTEGYIGFWLKTTNQDMSASIIIDDPDTGEYGIWQEVIGDGLWHLYEWKLDDIADWNIFASGGGDGDIDLLEATIDGLYFKGVGDAEFMIDTIAHNPFGSLTAIPEPAALTLLALSGILLQRRKRA, encoded by the coding sequence ATGCACGCCACATATTCACGCATGACTATCGCTGCCCTAGCACTTTGCACCGCAACAGCCGCTCAGGCAGCCGTCAATGCTGATACAAAATTCAACGATTATCGTGGTCTGTGGGTGACGCGTTACGAATATAAGTATGGCACGGAAGCGGGCGTGAAGAACATCATGCGCAATTCCAAATTAATGGGCCTGAACAATATCTCATTCCAAATACGCGGCTCGGGTGATGCTTACTACGATAGTGCGTACGAAACCAAAGCGATCAGTTGGGATGCACTTGATCCCGCAGTAAATTATGCTCATGGCTACAACATGAAGCTTCATGCATATATGAACACCATGCCCATGATGAACGGCTCAAGCACGCCGAGCTCCAACCATGTCTGGAGTCAAAACCCAGATTGGCGTTTAAAAAAAGCAGACGGGTCAACACAACCACTTGGATCAGGCTACGTGACGTTTAATCCTGTTTTACCAGAAGTAAAACAGCATCTAGCCAACGTCGCGGCTGACATCGCAACAAAATATGATGTGGACGGTATTCACCTCGATTACATCCGCATGATCGGTAATGCGTTCAGTAATGGATACATGGCAGACTCAAAAACGGTCAATTACTACAGACAAGCATATGGCTTGAGTTCAGGCCAATACGTCAACACGAATTCTTCTCATTACAAAGCATGGGTTGCGGCTCATGTGACTCAAGTGGTCGACAGTATTGACGATGCAATCAAAGCAATCAATCCTGATCTTGAGCTTTCAGCTGCAACATGGGGCGACCCGAATACAGGTTCAAGCTCATACCAACAAGATGCAAAATGGTGGGTACAGCACGGCAACGTTGATGCGGCTATGCCCATGATCTATGCCTATGGCGATTCATCATTCCAATCACGCTTTGACAAATACCCTGGAGCCGACGACCGCCAAGCAGCAGTGATCGCAGGCATTGGTGTTTACCTCAAAGACCAGCCAACCAGTGGCGGCGCAACCTATTCGCTCTATGATTTGAATAGCCAACTCAACTATGCGAAGAACAACGGTGCCAACGGCTACCAGATGTTCTCCTATAGCGATCTGGTCAATTCAGATGGCTCCCTCAACGCATTCGGTCTTGCATTACGCGATTACAACCGCAACCTCATCCGTGAAACCGCACAACTCTCCATCATCGAAGACTTTGAGAATGGGGATGGGTACTTCAACACATCCCCAACATATTCCGGCAGTAACCAGGGCATCAGTGGTGCAACTTCAGAACTGACAGATCAAGGTCAATTCGGAAAAGCTCAAAAACTGACGATTGATGGTTCCAACGATGGCTGGCGTCTAAGGTATCTCTCGGGCATTGATAAAATTGCAGCGACTGAAGGCAATAAAGAATTTTTCACCGAAGGCTATATCGGCTTCTGGCTAAAAACGACCAACCAAGATATGTCAGCTTCAATTATCATTGATGATCCAGATACCGGAGAATACGGCATCTGGCAGGAGGTCATCGGTGACGGTCTATGGCATCTATACGAGTGGAAACTCGATGATATCGCTGACTGGAATATCTTCGCCTCTGGCGGTGGTGATGGAGACATTGACCTTTTGGAAGCAACCATCGATGGCTTGTATTTTAAAGGTGTCGGCGACGCGGAATTCATGATCGATACGATTGCACACAATCCATTCGGCTCACTGACTGCAATCCCAGAGCCCGCAGCACTCACTTTGCTTGCCCTATCGGGAATACTGCTTCAGCGGCGCAAACGCGCATAA
- a CDS encoding metallophosphoesterase, with translation MQITPALNSAIATTSNITSKPYHDPADKSFMSDERRILILSDTHMGHPKAAVWGPKALRNLWQRARATDLIINGDIAELHHPKFRASAAKQVVDLQNLCQDDGVKITLLSGNHDPHLTDQRHLSLNQGEVFMTHGDIIHPAISPWNNYAKHLQEIRDHAYQSLSDQHENAFQAQSKSAQHASHLKWNEIASDGETIQFSRIGKFEKRFSEAFKVMWYWHRIPRMAADFAAKYVPESRFFIFGHIHRAGIWESHGRIIINTGSFDFPKQPRAVVIKRNQLSVWKLKRQNMIYDFAAEPLRKWDLNNIQISKVGDGLHAA, from the coding sequence ATGCAGATTACGCCAGCCCTGAATTCTGCAATTGCAACAACATCTAATATCACGTCGAAACCATACCACGACCCCGCCGATAAATCCTTCATGAGTGATGAACGCAGGATCCTGATTCTTTCTGACACACACATGGGACACCCAAAGGCTGCCGTGTGGGGCCCCAAAGCACTCCGCAATCTTTGGCAGCGGGCACGGGCAACCGATCTCATTATCAACGGTGATATCGCTGAACTACATCATCCCAAGTTTCGCGCGAGTGCAGCAAAGCAAGTCGTTGATTTACAAAATCTCTGCCAAGATGACGGTGTTAAGATCACACTACTTTCTGGAAATCACGACCCACACCTCACCGATCAACGCCATCTATCTCTCAACCAAGGTGAAGTTTTCATGACTCACGGCGACATCATTCATCCCGCCATCTCACCCTGGAATAACTACGCTAAACACCTTCAAGAAATCCGAGATCACGCCTATCAATCGCTTAGTGATCAGCACGAGAATGCTTTTCAAGCACAATCAAAATCCGCTCAACACGCATCACATCTCAAATGGAACGAAATTGCCTCCGATGGTGAAACTATTCAATTTTCTCGTATCGGTAAATTCGAGAAGCGTTTTTCTGAAGCGTTCAAAGTGATGTGGTACTGGCATCGAATTCCCCGTATGGCCGCCGATTTTGCCGCCAAGTATGTTCCCGAATCCCGTTTCTTTATTTTTGGCCATATCCATCGTGCCGGCATCTGGGAGTCACACGGCCGCATCATCATCAACACCGGCTCCTTCGACTTCCCCAAACAACCTCGCGCCGTTGTCATTAAGCGCAATCAACTCTCTGTTTGGAAACTCAAACGCCAGAACATGATCTACGACTTCGCCGCTGAACCACTTCGCAAATGGGACCTGAATAATATTCAAATCTCCAAAGTGGGTGACGGCTTGCACGCAGCATAA
- a CDS encoding DUF3553 domain-containing protein: MNLYSTTFTRGDKVVHPKRPEWGDGVVRDASTITHEGAQAQRLAIDFANRGRVVINTAIAPLVNKRNSKEMNTGLKEQATGGWLGELEKAAGIKKSNELWDLPSKLSDPFTSLMDRLIATLETYRFSTDPRSLIDWAVIQTGLNDPLSKFTRHELEHAFPRFARDRDQHLRGIVVEFKHNGQLNEVKQIAAKIKHPAAKSAMDKVFKSL, encoded by the coding sequence ATGAACCTGTACAGCACAACATTTACCCGTGGCGACAAAGTCGTCCACCCTAAACGCCCCGAATGGGGTGACGGTGTTGTACGCGATGCCTCAACGATCACACACGAAGGAGCGCAAGCTCAGCGTCTCGCCATCGATTTTGCGAACCGAGGTCGCGTCGTGATCAACACAGCCATCGCACCGCTTGTCAACAAGAGGAACTCGAAAGAAATGAACACTGGACTAAAAGAACAAGCCACTGGTGGCTGGCTCGGCGAGCTCGAAAAAGCAGCCGGCATCAAAAAATCAAATGAACTCTGGGATCTTCCCAGTAAACTCTCTGACCCATTCACATCGCTCATGGATCGGCTCATCGCTACGCTAGAAACCTATCGTTTCAGCACCGATCCACGCTCACTCATCGACTGGGCCGTGATTCAAACCGGGCTTAACGATCCACTCTCAAAATTCACACGCCATGAACTCGAGCACGCTTTCCCACGCTTCGCACGTGACCGCGATCAGCACCTCCGAGGTATCGTTGTCGAATTCAAACACAACGGCCAACTCAACGAAGTCAAACAAATTGCAGCCAAAATTAAACACCCCGCTGCCAAATCTGCCATGGACAAAGTCTTCAAATCACTTTGA
- a CDS encoding N-acetyltransferase, whose product MPQNTPNIQYRKAELADVPAFSKIINDCAELGLMLSQTLATLYENIRKYHVAIDTANLNEDNTPPTPTVVGVSGLSIIWANLGEICSLAVHPDYRGHGIGKALVTHCLDEARDLSIKKIMTLTYEQKFFESLNFTVIDRQTLPLKVWSACIQCPKNHACDEIAMINVLEDVAEIPSPNPAAPPKDKYIVPITLTQIQTKK is encoded by the coding sequence ATGCCACAGAACACACCCAATATTCAGTACCGAAAAGCCGAGCTTGCCGATGTACCCGCATTCAGCAAGATCATTAACGACTGCGCCGAACTCGGCCTCATGCTTTCACAAACCCTCGCCACGCTCTACGAAAACATCCGCAAATACCACGTCGCAATCGACACCGCCAACCTCAATGAAGACAACACCCCCCCCACACCCACCGTTGTCGGCGTCTCAGGCCTCAGCATCATCTGGGCCAACCTTGGTGAAATCTGCTCCCTCGCCGTCCATCCCGACTATCGAGGCCACGGCATCGGCAAAGCGCTCGTCACGCACTGCCTCGACGAAGCTCGCGATCTCTCCATCAAAAAAATCATGACCCTCACCTACGAACAGAAATTCTTTGAATCCCTCAACTTCACCGTCATCGACCGCCAAACGCTCCCCCTCAAAGTTTGGTCCGCCTGCATCCAATGCCCCAAAAACCACGCCTGCGACGAGATCGCCATGATCAACGTCCTCGAGGATGTCGCCGAAATCCCCTCACCCAACCCCGCCGCGCCGCCCAAGGACAAATACATCGTCCCCATCACACTCACCCAAATCCAAACCAAAAAATAA
- a CDS encoding putative bifunctional lysylphosphatidylglycerol flippase/synthetase, which translates to MPLKIPHKISRFIGPAFGLCILITVVIILQRQIKHLTLQGIIDHITAVPTHKILLALLFNLFAYLVLCGYDLLGLRYIHKKIPIHKAAFASILSYIFSNNIGMSIVGASAMRLRFYPLWGLRTASIFRLVIFCSVTMWLGIFTISGLSFIINPIDLPPDIPIPTHLIRPLGFFLLTLVAAYMVLCHNYRYLIKLPGNIIFKLPKLRIALLQPLIGIVDYSLAALVLYTLLPHHTGIHFPIVLTIFLLAQISGMISHVPGGLGVFDAVAFLMLTQYYTSDIALGSIILFRAIYFLLPLLFGAVILLIYELLTFTSSSPPLSPPPAQP; encoded by the coding sequence ATGCCTCTCAAAATACCCCATAAAATAAGCCGTTTTATCGGCCCCGCATTCGGACTGTGCATCCTCATCACTGTCGTCATCATCCTACAACGGCAAATTAAACACCTCACACTCCAAGGCATCATTGACCACATCACAGCAGTCCCCACGCACAAAATCCTTCTCGCACTCCTCTTTAACCTCTTCGCATACCTCGTCCTCTGTGGCTACGACCTCCTCGGCCTACGCTACATCCACAAAAAAATCCCCATACACAAAGCCGCATTCGCATCGATCCTTTCTTACATCTTTTCCAACAACATCGGCATGTCCATCGTCGGCGCCTCTGCCATGCGTCTCCGCTTTTACCCACTATGGGGCCTCCGCACCGCGTCTATCTTTCGATTAGTCATTTTCTGCTCTGTCACCATGTGGCTCGGCATCTTCACTATCTCCGGCCTATCCTTCATCATCAACCCCATCGATCTCCCTCCCGATATCCCGATCCCCACACACCTCATACGACCGCTTGGTTTCTTCCTACTCACGCTCGTTGCCGCATACATGGTCCTTTGTCACAACTACCGTTACCTCATCAAACTCCCCGGCAACATCATCTTCAAACTACCCAAACTCCGCATCGCACTCCTGCAACCCCTCATCGGCATCGTCGACTATTCTCTCGCCGCTCTCGTCCTCTACACACTCCTCCCCCATCACACTGGCATCCACTTCCCCATCGTCCTAACCATCTTCCTCCTCGCTCAAATCTCCGGCATGATCTCCCATGTCCCCGGCGGACTCGGCGTCTTCGACGCCGTCGCCTTCCTCATGCTCACCCAATACTACACCTCTGACATTGCTCTCGGCTCCATCATCCTCTTTCGTGCAATCTACTTCCTACTCCCACTCCTATTCGGCGCAGTCATTCTCCTCATCTACGAACTGCTCACCTTCACATCATCATCTCCCCCTCTTTCTCCACCCCCCGCCCAACCTTAA